A window of the Oncorhynchus mykiss isolate Arlee chromosome 15, USDA_OmykA_1.1, whole genome shotgun sequence genome harbors these coding sequences:
- the LOC110490186 gene encoding vesicle transport protein GOT1B isoform X2, with protein MISLTDSQKIGMGLTGFGVFFLFFGMILFFDKALLAIGNILFVAGLSFVIGLERTFRFFFQKHKMKATSFFLGGVLIVLIGWPIVGVVLEVYGFFLLFRGFFPAAVGFIRRIPFLGSLLNLPFISGPS; from the exons AGA AGATCGGAATGGGACTAACGGGCTTCGGCGTGTTTTTCCTCTTCTTTGGAATGATACTGTTTTTTGACAAAGCCCTCCTTGCCATAGGAAAT ATCCTGTTTGTGGCTGGCCTGTCATTTGTGATCGGTTTGGAGAGGACGTTCCGGTTCTTCTTCCAAAAACACAAGATGAAGGCAACTAGCTTCTTCCTGGGTGGAGTGTTGATCGTTCTTATTGGCTGGCCAATTGTGGGAGTGGTCCTAGAGGTCTATGGATTTTTCCTTTTATTCAG GGGTTTCTTCCCAGCGGCAGTAGGCTTCATCAGAAGGATACCCTTCCTGGGCTCCCTGCTAAACCTCCCATTCATCAGTGGG CCTTCATAA
- the LOC110490186 gene encoding vesicle transport protein GOT1B isoform X1, which translates to MISLTDSQKIGMGLTGFGVFFLFFGMILFFDKALLAIGNILFVAGLSFVIGLERTFRFFFQKHKMKATSFFLGGVLIVLIGWPIVGVVLEVYGFFLLFRGFFPAAVGFIRRIPFLGSLLNLPFISGFVDKVGESNTMV; encoded by the exons AGA AGATCGGAATGGGACTAACGGGCTTCGGCGTGTTTTTCCTCTTCTTTGGAATGATACTGTTTTTTGACAAAGCCCTCCTTGCCATAGGAAAT ATCCTGTTTGTGGCTGGCCTGTCATTTGTGATCGGTTTGGAGAGGACGTTCCGGTTCTTCTTCCAAAAACACAAGATGAAGGCAACTAGCTTCTTCCTGGGTGGAGTGTTGATCGTTCTTATTGGCTGGCCAATTGTGGGAGTGGTCCTAGAGGTCTATGGATTTTTCCTTTTATTCAG GGGTTTCTTCCCAGCGGCAGTAGGCTTCATCAGAAGGATACCCTTCCTGGGCTCCCTGCTAAACCTCCCATTCATCAGTGGG ttcgTGGACAAAGTGGGAGAGAGCAACACCATGGTATAA